The window TTGCAAGCCCAGACAGCCGAAGTGATCTCATCAATCTCAAAAGGAGCTTCAAGAATCGCTGCAACAGAATGAGGGTTAGTCTTGAAATGCAAGTCTTGACAGGAAAGCAAATCACTAGAATGTCGAGACTACAGGGACTTGAAATAGGCTTTCACTTCTTTCTTAATGTCATCCGGTTGAGAAACAACTCTATCCTCAAGAAGCAAGGAAGACAGGGGGTTCCTGGAACCCCTAACAACAGTAGAAAGGTAGAAGAATTTCGTGTTTTTATCACCTAGATTGCACCACTGGACCCGGGATTTTTTCTGCCATAAGCACTCTTGCATACGATGGAACTTTACTAACTGCTCACAAAATGACTTGGCTTGTGACACTTCAGGATCAGCCAACAAGCGAGCTTCTTTAAGAGATTCGAGCTTGTCAATCTGACTTTCAATCTCCAAAACTTTCTCCTCCACATTCCCAAAAGATGTAGAATTCCAATGACGCAATTTGTTCTTCAAGTCTTTCAAGGCAGAAGTAATGGCGGGAGATCGCAAAGAAGATGCCTGCCAAAAATCAGTAACCAACTTGAAGAAATTAGGAGAATACCACCAGCAATCAAGAACCCTGAATGGCCTAGGACCCCAATTAGTTTCAGCACAAGATAACAAAATAGGGCAATGATCAGACAGCCCATGACAAAACCCGCTAAGATTTATACTTGGGAAGATTGAGAACCAATGAGGATTTGCGAAAGCTCTATCGATCCTGCTCATACATGTGGAGTTGGACCAAATGAACTTCTGACCATGAAGAGGGAATTCAATAAGATTGCAAGTTTCTACGAATCGAGAGAGAGCCCGCATTCCGGTTGAGCTGGTAGAAAGGGAGCGACCTGCATTAATACGTTCCTCAGGGACCAAGACTTCATTGAAATCACCGATAAGACACCAAGGTAGAGTGGAGGAACCAAGGTCGATTTCGATCTGGTGCC of the Punica granatum isolate Tunisia-2019 chromosome 6, ASM765513v2, whole genome shotgun sequence genome contains:
- the LOC116209923 gene encoding uncharacterized protein LOC116209923 isoform X1; the protein is MVGLLSWNYLGLGTSAKRRAAHILVKKHRIDVLCLLETKVTTVDESIINAVWGRYNRSLEFITAEGLLGGIIVVWRTDSFCANFFIRSCDGVLSMKGNICEGKKDCLVPAVYAYTNPAPRNNLWHQIEIDLGSSTLPWCLIGDFNEVLVPEERINAGRSLSTSSTGMRALSRFVETCNLIEFPLHGQKFIWSNSTCMSRIDRAFANPHWFSIFPSINLSGFCHGLSDHCPILLSCAETNWGPRPFRVLDCWWYSPNFFKLVTDFWQASSLRSPAITSALKDLKNKLRHWNSTSFGNVEEKVLEIESQIDKLESLKEARLLADPEVSQAKSFCEQLVKFHRMQECLWQKKSRVQWCNLAILEAPFEIDEITSAVWACKGSKSSGPDGMNFNFIKKVWRIMSSMLPKGINSSFVSLIPKVDGASSLKYFRPISLVSCLSKITVKIISC
- the LOC116209923 gene encoding uncharacterized protein LOC116209923 isoform X2; the protein is MVGLLSWNYLGLGTSAKRRAAHILVKKHRIDVLCLLETKVTTVDESIINAVWGRYNRSLEFITAEGLLGGIIVVWRTDSFCANFFIRSCDGVLSMKGNICEGKKDCLVPAVYAYTNPAPRNNLWHQIEIDLGSSTLPWCLIGDFNEVLVPEERINAGRSLSTSSTGMRALSRFVETCNLIEFPLHGQKFIWSNSTCMSRIDRAFANPHWFSIFPSINLSGFCHGLSDHCPILLSCAETNWGPRPFRVLDCWWYSPNFFKLVTDFWQASSLRSPAITSALKDLKNKLRHWNSTSFGNVEEKVLEIESQIDKLESLKEARLLADPEVSQAKSFCEQLVKFHRMQECLWQKKSRVQWCNLAILEAPFEIDEITSAVWACKGSKSSGPDASPIML